A genomic window from Pseudohongiella acticola includes:
- a CDS encoding flagellar hook assembly protein FlgD, whose translation MEINNNTALSRVLTEYAPAQEKKENNNELGRDAFLKLLVAQLENQDPTKPEENGEFIAQLAQFSQLEETQKMGGNFQQFASAFQSTQHLQATSLVGRPVHVESDFSPLGESGAISVLADFDSAVQSASLTVYNKGGEIVDSFELGQQPEGKQEFIWTGMNANDERFPPGNYYFEVSASSGGESSSIPTYLSANVNSVTIEASGGLTLNLAGIGKVAMDDIIQIN comes from the coding sequence ATGGAAATTAACAACAACACCGCATTATCCAGAGTGCTGACCGAATACGCGCCGGCTCAGGAGAAGAAAGAGAATAACAACGAGCTGGGTCGTGATGCCTTCCTGAAACTGCTGGTTGCCCAGCTGGAGAACCAGGATCCGACCAAACCGGAAGAGAACGGTGAGTTCATTGCGCAACTGGCGCAGTTCTCCCAGCTTGAAGAAACCCAGAAAATGGGCGGCAACTTCCAGCAGTTCGCGTCTGCATTCCAGTCGACACAACACCTGCAGGCGACCTCTCTGGTCGGGCGTCCGGTTCATGTGGAATCTGATTTCAGTCCATTGGGAGAAAGCGGTGCGATCAGTGTGCTGGCAGATTTTGACAGCGCTGTGCAGTCAGCGTCCCTGACCGTCTATAACAAGGGCGGCGAAATTGTCGACAGTTTTGAACTGGGACAACAGCCAGAGGGCAAACAGGAGTTTATCTGGACAGGAATGAATGCCAACGATGAACGTTTCCCGCCCGGTAACTACTATTTTGAAGTATCAGCATCCAGCGGCGGTGAGTCCAGCTCAATTCCGACTTACCTGAGCGCCAATGTCAACAGCGTCACGATTGAAGCCAGTGGTGGCCTGACCTTGAACCTGGCCGGTATCGGCAAGGTTGCAATGGATGACATCATCCAGATTAATTAA
- the flgC gene encoding flagellar basal body rod protein FlgC translates to MSLMGVFDIAGSGMSAQSLRLNTTASNMANANSAASSVEQTYRARHPVFMPVMNAAMQDAFADPAHGNASTSVRVAGIVEDSRPLQPRYEPGNPMANEEGYVFYPNVDIVEEMTNMISSSRAFQLNVDVMSAARTMMQRVLTLGQG, encoded by the coding sequence ATGAGCCTGATGGGAGTGTTTGATATCGCCGGTTCCGGCATGAGCGCCCAGTCCCTGCGACTGAATACCACCGCCAGTAACATGGCCAATGCCAACAGCGCAGCGAGCAGTGTTGAACAGACCTATCGCGCGCGTCATCCGGTGTTCATGCCGGTCATGAATGCGGCGATGCAGGACGCCTTTGCCGATCCGGCACATGGCAATGCATCCACCAGCGTTCGTGTGGCGGGTATTGTGGAAGACTCACGGCCGCTGCAACCGCGCTACGAACCAGGCAATCCGATGGCAAACGAAGAAGGGTACGTTTTTTACCCTAACGTCGACATCGTGGAAGAAATGACCAATATGATTTCATCGTCACGGGCGTTCCAGCTTAATGTGGATGTCATGTCAGCAGCCAGAACCATGATGCAGCGTGTACTGACGCTGGGTCAGGGTTGA
- the flgB gene encoding flagellar basal body rod protein FlgB, with translation MAINFANALGVHEHALTLRTQRTSMLASNIANADTPGYKARDMDFGSVLAQATSGRSDVAMQQTHTRHITGMPGLNDPSALYRVPSQPSVDGNTVDEQIENAAFARNALEHQASFQFLNGKFTGMIKALKGE, from the coding sequence ATGGCCATAAACTTCGCAAACGCACTGGGTGTTCACGAACATGCCCTCACGCTGCGGACCCAGCGCACAAGCATGCTGGCAAGCAATATCGCAAACGCTGACACGCCCGGATACAAGGCCCGTGATATGGACTTTGGCAGTGTGCTGGCGCAGGCCACCTCCGGTCGCAGTGATGTTGCCATGCAGCAGACCCACACCCGCCATATTACGGGCATGCCGGGGCTGAATGATCCGTCAGCGCTGTATCGCGTGCCATCACAGCCTTCGGTTGACGGCAATACCGTCGACGAGCAGATCGAAAATGCGGCGTTCGCCCGCAACGCGCTGGAGCATCAGGCCAGCTTCCAATTTCTCAACGGCAAGTTCACGGGCATGATCAAAGCCCTGAAAGGAGAGTAA
- a CDS encoding CheR family methyltransferase, whose translation MVDEQQFALEDYQVFRTFLNQACGIVLGDNKQYLVANRIRRILEEHQLTTLSALVSRINQRSIPGLREKVIDAMTTNETFWFRDNAPFETLRDVILPRLILEEKRSSLRIWSAACSSGQEPYSISMIFEEFKARNPGVFMRDPEIIGTDISTSMLNNARQAEYDGLSVSRGLTDARRRMFFDELPQGRFRLKQSITQRVSFRPLNLQDTYGSLGRFDVIFCRNVLIYFAADFKADILRRMRNSLNPGSYVILGASESLPAAISELYKMERLSAHTSVYRT comes from the coding sequence ATGGTTGATGAACAACAGTTTGCACTGGAGGACTACCAGGTCTTCCGGACTTTCCTGAATCAGGCCTGTGGTATTGTCCTGGGAGACAATAAACAGTATCTGGTGGCAAACCGTATCCGCCGTATTCTGGAAGAACACCAGCTAACAACCTTGAGTGCGCTGGTTAGCAGGATCAATCAGCGTTCGATACCAGGATTGCGGGAAAAAGTTATTGATGCGATGACCACCAATGAAACATTCTGGTTTCGCGACAATGCACCCTTTGAAACCCTGCGTGACGTCATTCTGCCGCGGCTGATACTGGAAGAAAAACGCAGCAGTCTGCGTATCTGGTCGGCTGCGTGCTCCTCCGGCCAGGAACCCTATTCCATCAGCATGATTTTTGAAGAGTTCAAAGCCAGAAATCCGGGCGTGTTCATGCGTGACCCGGAGATCATCGGCACTGATATCTCGACTTCGATGCTGAATAACGCCAGGCAAGCGGAATACGATGGACTCAGCGTCAGCCGGGGCCTGACTGATGCGCGTCGACGCATGTTTTTTGATGAGTTGCCGCAAGGCCGTTTTCGCCTGAAGCAGAGCATCACCCAGCGAGTCAGTTTCAGACCGCTTAATCTGCAGGACACTTACGGCAGTCTGGGTCGTTTCGATGTGATTTTCTGCCGCAATGTACTGATCTACTTTGCTGCCGATTTCAAGGCCGATATTCTGCGCCGCATGCGCAACAGTCTGAACCCGGGCTCCTATGTTATTCTGGGGGCATCGGAGTCGCTGCCGGCGGCTATCAGTGAGCTGTACAAGATGGAGCGGTTAAGTGCCCACACCAGTGTTTACCGCACCTGA
- a CDS encoding chemotaxis protein CheV gives MAGVLDSVNQRTQLVGQNRLELLMFRLNGSQMYGINVFKVKEVLPCPPLSVIPHSSRVVRGVAYIRGRTITVLDLSIAMGSNALRDEGKGFIIIAEYNNSVQGFLVRGVERIVNMNWEAIHSPPKGSGRTHYLTAVTEVDKKLVEILDVERILAEVAPAPMALSDSYTSETVREEAINTVLIVDDSSVARTQIRRCCEAIGLNTVVLNDGKQAFNHLKAMAEAGEDPTDKYILVISDIEMPEMDGYTLTASIKNDPRLSGLHVMLHTSLSGVFNQAMVEKVGADDFLAKFHPDELAQRVLKQLEQRQASA, from the coding sequence ATGGCCGGCGTGCTGGACAGCGTAAATCAACGAACACAACTGGTAGGGCAGAACCGGCTGGAGCTGCTCATGTTCCGCCTCAATGGCAGCCAGATGTATGGTATCAATGTCTTTAAGGTGAAAGAGGTCCTGCCATGTCCTCCACTCAGCGTAATACCGCACAGCAGCCGGGTGGTTCGTGGTGTCGCCTACATTCGGGGGCGTACCATTACCGTGCTGGACTTGAGTATTGCCATGGGCAGTAACGCCCTGCGTGATGAAGGCAAGGGATTCATCATCATTGCCGAATACAATAACTCGGTGCAGGGTTTTCTGGTGCGGGGCGTGGAGCGTATTGTCAACATGAACTGGGAGGCGATTCATTCACCGCCCAAAGGTTCAGGGCGCACGCACTACCTGACCGCGGTGACAGAAGTAGACAAGAAGCTGGTGGAAATTCTGGATGTTGAACGAATTCTGGCAGAAGTGGCACCGGCACCGATGGCGCTCAGCGATAGCTACACCAGTGAAACGGTGCGCGAAGAAGCTATCAATACAGTCCTTATCGTTGATGATTCCAGCGTTGCGCGCACACAGATCAGGCGTTGCTGCGAAGCTATTGGCCTCAATACCGTCGTGCTGAATGACGGCAAGCAGGCGTTCAACCATCTGAAAGCCATGGCTGAAGCTGGTGAGGATCCTACAGACAAATATATTCTGGTGATTTCGGATATCGAGATGCCAGAGATGGATGGCTACACATTGACAGCTTCGATCAAGAACGACCCTCGCCTGAGTGGATTGCATGTTATGTTGCATACGTCTCTGAGTGGCGTGTTCAACCAGGCCATGGTAGAAAAAGTAGGTGCGGATGATTTTCTGGCCAAATTCCACCCGGATGAACTGGCTCAGCGCGTACTGAAACAACTTGAGCAGCGTCAGGCTTCTGCGTAA
- the flgA gene encoding flagellar basal body P-ring formation chaperone FlgA yields MHAISDQKPPVTATTVIRMLAILAIMFVTRLGVPAADAQTGISGHEQMRQAALSELQDAYAQEPGRVEIDVASLDPRLQIPVCQEPLSASLNQHNANGGRVTVRLECRDDSPWTRHVAASVRIFQDVVISSRALARGSIVSAGDLSLREHDISSLRGQVIRDPEVAVGQAVRRAVSADTVLNVDLLEAPTLVKRGDTVVLVAERGSIAIRGTGTALQAGEAGKQIPVRNNNSNRVVQAVVTGAGEAQVIF; encoded by the coding sequence ATGCATGCAATCAGCGATCAAAAACCACCTGTCACAGCCACAACGGTAATCCGGATGTTGGCAATACTGGCAATCATGTTCGTGACCCGACTGGGCGTGCCCGCTGCTGACGCGCAGACAGGCATCAGTGGCCACGAACAGATGCGGCAGGCAGCACTGTCTGAATTGCAGGATGCCTATGCGCAGGAACCAGGACGGGTGGAAATTGACGTCGCAAGCCTGGACCCCAGATTACAGATACCGGTTTGCCAGGAACCACTGAGTGCCAGTCTGAACCAGCACAATGCCAATGGCGGGCGCGTCACGGTGCGCCTTGAGTGTCGCGACGACAGCCCCTGGACCCGGCATGTAGCCGCCAGCGTGCGCATTTTCCAGGATGTGGTAATCAGTAGTCGCGCGCTGGCCCGGGGCAGCATCGTGAGCGCCGGCGACCTGAGCCTGCGTGAGCACGACATCAGCTCCCTGCGTGGACAGGTCATCAGGGACCCGGAAGTGGCCGTAGGACAGGCAGTGCGGCGCGCCGTCAGCGCCGATACGGTGCTGAATGTTGATCTGCTGGAGGCACCGACACTGGTCAAGCGCGGCGACACAGTTGTACTTGTAGCAGAGCGTGGTAGCATTGCCATACGAGGCACGGGCACTGCGCTTCAGGCAGGCGAGGCGGGAAAGCAGATACCGGTGCGAAATAACAACTCGAATCGTGTGGTGCAGGCAGTTGTGACGGGTGCTGGCGAAGCACAGGTCATATTCTGA
- the flgM gene encoding flagellar biosynthesis anti-sigma factor FlgM, with the protein MSIPTISNTSTATDNRGTVRQTGTQPGSGNGVGNSNVGSQGEAGNSQPDAVSISSRAADLQSLETSIKQLPDTDVSRVNAIRDQVNAGEYAVNSQRVADKMLAFERSL; encoded by the coding sequence ATGAGTATTCCTACTATTAGCAATACATCGACAGCAACAGACAATCGCGGAACCGTTCGGCAAACGGGGACTCAGCCTGGTAGTGGCAACGGTGTCGGCAATAGCAATGTTGGCAGCCAGGGCGAAGCCGGAAACAGCCAGCCCGATGCTGTGTCCATCAGCAGCCGTGCGGCTGACCTGCAGTCCCTTGAAACCAGCATCAAGCAGCTACCCGACACCGATGTGTCACGCGTAAATGCGATTCGCGACCAGGTAAACGCCGGTGAATACGCCGTCAACAGCCAGCGCGTTGCTGACAAGATGCTGGCCTTCGAGCGCAGCCTGTAA
- a CDS encoding flagella synthesis protein FlgN gives MSDQGLQQILENDRLQLDTLADLLASEKTCLEQRDLDKLNALLTQKQSVLAQIERNDHTRRQLLTQAGVPAAQTNLQNLKRILGKGGENEFTVLLEGIESRLQHCRELSETNSIIVHRSRLNTERALSILRGPATLSGLYTSHGNKTGSSEQRDLGSA, from the coding sequence ATGAGCGATCAGGGCCTGCAACAGATACTTGAAAATGATCGATTGCAGCTGGACACGCTGGCGGATTTGCTGGCGTCCGAAAAAACTTGCCTGGAGCAGCGCGATCTGGACAAACTCAACGCGCTGCTGACGCAAAAGCAAAGCGTGCTCGCGCAAATTGAACGCAATGACCATACTCGACGCCAGCTACTCACTCAGGCCGGCGTACCCGCTGCCCAAACCAATCTGCAGAACCTGAAACGCATCTTGGGCAAAGGTGGCGAAAATGAGTTCACGGTGTTGCTGGAAGGCATTGAGTCGCGTCTTCAGCACTGTCGTGAGCTTAGTGAGACCAACAGCATCATCGTACATCGCAGCCGTTTGAACACCGAAAGAGCGCTCAGTATACTTCGCGGGCCGGCAACACTTTCAGGGCTTTATACCAGCCACGGCAACAAAACAGGCAGCAGTGAACAAAGGGACCTGGGCAGCGCCTGA
- a CDS encoding flagellar brake protein has protein sequence MATNFNNERYYTSAGDIFSVLRTLQADRSGISIQFSGNGKMYNSLVLGVELKSRSFHLDEFTPREAHKQAQAGTPFSLRASINGIRVHAKDLVVEKVRKDSDGLYYEIKFPERLLYLQRRDAFRAWVPGTLMVASSCTNKKHPEGIKGRILNMSATGFRLQVDGKVEPAPAMLEEFALVISLPLIDHDLSCPVEAVYAEYQQERNQTTLGFRFGDMNRADQVAVNRFVTQLQRESIA, from the coding sequence ATGGCAACGAACTTCAATAATGAACGTTATTATACCTCTGCCGGTGATATCTTCAGTGTTCTGCGCACGCTGCAGGCTGATCGCTCCGGCATCAGCATCCAGTTCAGCGGCAATGGCAAGATGTACAACTCACTTGTGCTGGGCGTCGAATTAAAAAGCCGCTCCTTTCATCTGGACGAATTCACTCCCCGCGAGGCGCATAAACAGGCACAAGCCGGCACTCCCTTCAGTCTGCGGGCGTCAATCAATGGTATTCGCGTACACGCAAAAGACCTGGTTGTTGAGAAGGTCAGGAAAGACTCAGACGGGCTGTATTACGAAATCAAATTCCCCGAACGCCTGTTGTACCTGCAACGTCGCGATGCCTTTCGCGCCTGGGTGCCCGGTACCCTGATGGTGGCGTCCTCCTGTACTAACAAGAAACATCCTGAAGGCATCAAAGGCCGCATCCTGAATATGTCTGCAACCGGTTTCCGGCTGCAGGTTGATGGCAAGGTTGAGCCGGCCCCTGCCATGCTGGAGGAGTTTGCCCTGGTGATATCGCTACCATTGATTGACCATGACCTGAGCTGTCCAGTTGAGGCGGTCTACGCTGAATACCAACAGGAGCGTAATCAGACCACACTTGGCTTTCGTTTCGGCGACATGAACCGTGCCGACCAGGTTGCCGTCAATCGCTTTGTGACACAGCTGCAGCGCGAGAGTATCGCCTGA
- a CDS encoding TIGR04283 family arsenosugar biosynthesis glycosyltransferase → MYKISIIIPVLNEADTLRQQLPGLQHLREAGHQLIMVDGGSTDDSVAVAQGLVDLALHSEPGRARQMNAGALHATGDILLFLHIDTVLPQRAADLVSTALKGSEHCWGRFDVRLDGRQAAFRVIARAMNLRSRLTAVATGDQAIFVDRAVFTQMGGYPDVPLMEDVMISKALRKQSRPACVAEPVVCSSRRWQQHGIIATTWLMWRLRLAFFCGASPTSLHARYYPGHANGPENPGNPAHFRYPQARILFFAKAPIAGQVKTRLQPLLGEAGALALHQKLIRFGWQQLAQAALAPMQLWVSAHGKGGEEKFFATMADGLNLQYQSGRDLGERMHNATVNALRDADYVVVVGADCPSVDAVYVEQALTLLAAGESVVLGPAEDGGYVLIGLRSPTAPVFRDIDWGQSCVMQQTRERLQAAGISWRELAEKWDVDRPEDLVRLDSLPGWR, encoded by the coding sequence GTGTATAAGATCAGTATCATCATCCCGGTATTGAATGAAGCTGACACGCTGCGCCAGCAATTGCCTGGACTGCAACACCTGCGCGAGGCAGGGCACCAGCTCATTATGGTGGACGGTGGCAGTACGGATGACAGCGTTGCGGTGGCGCAGGGTCTGGTTGACCTCGCTCTACATTCCGAGCCCGGCCGTGCGCGGCAGATGAATGCCGGTGCGTTGCACGCGACAGGTGACATTCTGCTGTTCTTGCACATAGATACCGTTTTGCCGCAGCGGGCAGCCGATCTTGTCAGCACGGCGCTAAAAGGTTCCGAGCATTGCTGGGGCCGTTTTGATGTGCGCCTGGATGGTCGCCAGGCAGCCTTTCGTGTGATTGCCCGGGCGATGAATCTGCGTTCGCGATTGACGGCAGTTGCCACTGGCGACCAGGCAATTTTTGTTGACCGCGCTGTCTTCACGCAAATGGGTGGTTATCCAGACGTGCCGCTGATGGAAGATGTCATGATCAGCAAGGCGCTGCGAAAACAGTCGCGACCTGCCTGTGTTGCGGAGCCGGTAGTCTGCTCCAGCCGACGCTGGCAGCAGCATGGCATCATTGCTACCACCTGGCTGATGTGGCGATTGCGACTGGCGTTCTTCTGTGGGGCTAGCCCGACCAGTCTGCACGCACGTTATTATCCGGGACACGCAAATGGACCAGAGAATCCGGGAAACCCGGCGCATTTCCGTTACCCGCAGGCTCGCATACTGTTTTTTGCCAAGGCCCCGATTGCGGGACAGGTGAAAACTCGTTTGCAGCCGCTATTGGGGGAAGCGGGTGCGTTGGCGCTGCATCAAAAATTGATTCGTTTTGGCTGGCAGCAACTGGCACAGGCTGCGCTGGCGCCGATGCAGCTTTGGGTGTCGGCCCATGGGAAAGGTGGCGAAGAGAAGTTTTTTGCAACAATGGCCGATGGTTTGAATCTTCAGTACCAGTCAGGTCGTGACCTGGGCGAGCGAATGCATAACGCTACCGTAAACGCGTTGCGTGACGCGGATTACGTGGTTGTGGTAGGTGCGGATTGTCCCTCGGTTGATGCCGTTTATGTGGAACAGGCGCTGACGCTTCTGGCAGCAGGCGAGTCGGTCGTGTTGGGGCCGGCGGAAGACGGCGGTTATGTGCTGATTGGCCTGCGCTCGCCGACGGCACCGGTGTTCCGTGACATCGACTGGGGTCAGTCGTGTGTCATGCAGCAGACCCGTGAGCGATTACAGGCAGCCGGTATCAGCTGGCGTGAATTGGCGGAAAAATGGGACGTCGACCGCCCGGAAGACCTGGTGCGGCTTGATTCCCTGCCAGGTTGGCGGTAA
- a CDS encoding MHYT domain-containing protein — translation MFALFLMPSDQQSRLLEGHHQLGLMLLSILIAVLASIFALQLSTLARSAPSRAGRDIALYSGAGTLAGGIWAMHFIGMLSFQLPLTVSYDPLLTMASVLPALLASVIALRILSAPKLTLLRIALGGVSVGAGIGVMHYTGMFAMQMDATLYYDPLRFAISILVAIGMAMFALWIHYGVRRALNLSTSISLILAGTGMGGAIASMHYTGMAAAQFVATEQAQLQMTDANTLLAFGIGFTVLALTLLVAASNGAVRYRDLHRQVRNSEVRVRAILDTAVDGIITLDDQGLIQSYNPAAETLFGWTAAEVIGRNVRILMPDPFRNEHDQYLHNYLRSSEARIIGTGREVMALRKDGSQFPIRLGVGETTINNKPLFVGFVTDITKRKLLEDSLKSAKEEAEKAADIKSAFLANMSHEIRTPMNAIIGFSELLLDTPMDETQYRHSRTIHRSARSLLRLLNDILDSAKLDRGAIELEQVPFSLRSLCDETIEVLQLQATAKGISLQLNFRPDQDLYLGDPFRLSQILLNLMSNAVKFTESGTVQLDVSRDDNEQLIIAVIDEGIGIAPDRIDTIFEPFSQADASMSRRFGGTGLGTSIAMQLAKLMGGDIEIDSTLDVGSTFTVRLPLPAAKAAADHSVITTRITGRLRVLAVDDVPENLELLQLTLRKNGHQVDTAENGEQAVALFKQATYDVILMDVQMPVMDGLQATRAIRQYEQQHQRPATPVIALTASVMDRDRQSARDAGMNGFATKPLEWQALNREINHLVTESGINVELGATPVPEPENTERNVKTGSMVFNEAVALRRWGSKQSLDNALSAFISKHKALTDMLHKLANANDTDKMITLLHKAKGSAANLGLERLANACNDLEQNCQQSSIDASSVDVIEKELDAVAHQITDTESDVTKTDPAAANATTIDIATIERLIDALQRGEVPDALVSDVRQMLAENQRVRLNVALDEFDFESASALLQSVVQEHLDEHD, via the coding sequence TTGTTTGCCCTTTTTTTAATGCCTTCGGATCAGCAATCGCGATTGCTCGAGGGGCACCATCAACTCGGCCTCATGCTGTTGTCGATTCTGATTGCAGTACTTGCGTCGATTTTTGCCCTGCAACTGTCAACGCTGGCGCGTTCAGCTCCTTCCAGAGCAGGACGCGATATCGCGTTGTATTCAGGTGCCGGCACTCTGGCCGGCGGCATCTGGGCGATGCATTTTATTGGCATGCTGTCGTTTCAACTGCCATTAACCGTCAGCTACGACCCGCTGTTAACCATGGCTTCGGTGCTCCCTGCCTTGCTGGCATCGGTTATCGCCTTACGCATTCTGTCCGCTCCAAAGCTGACGCTGTTGCGCATTGCCCTGGGCGGTGTGTCCGTTGGCGCCGGCATCGGTGTCATGCACTACACCGGCATGTTCGCCATGCAAATGGATGCCACACTGTATTACGACCCACTGCGTTTTGCCATCTCCATTCTGGTAGCCATCGGCATGGCCATGTTTGCCTTGTGGATACACTATGGCGTGCGCCGGGCGCTTAATCTGAGCACCAGTATCTCATTGATCCTGGCTGGCACCGGCATGGGCGGCGCCATTGCCAGCATGCATTACACGGGCATGGCCGCGGCGCAGTTTGTGGCAACCGAGCAGGCTCAGCTGCAAATGACCGATGCCAACACGCTGCTGGCTTTTGGTATTGGCTTTACCGTACTCGCGCTGACACTCTTGGTCGCCGCCAGTAATGGTGCCGTTCGTTACCGCGACCTGCACAGGCAGGTTCGCAATAGCGAAGTGCGAGTGCGCGCCATTCTGGACACCGCCGTAGATGGCATCATTACGCTTGATGATCAGGGCCTCATTCAATCCTATAATCCCGCCGCCGAAACATTGTTCGGCTGGACTGCTGCCGAGGTAATCGGACGCAATGTGCGCATACTGATGCCGGACCCTTTCAGAAACGAACATGATCAGTATTTGCACAATTATTTACGCTCAAGCGAAGCCCGTATTATTGGCACAGGTCGTGAAGTGATGGCTCTGCGCAAGGATGGTTCGCAGTTTCCCATTCGCCTGGGCGTGGGCGAAACTACCATCAACAACAAGCCGCTGTTTGTTGGTTTTGTCACTGACATTACCAAACGCAAACTCCTGGAGGACTCGCTGAAAAGCGCCAAGGAAGAGGCGGAGAAAGCGGCCGATATCAAAAGCGCGTTCCTGGCCAACATGAGCCACGAGATTCGCACTCCCATGAATGCCATCATTGGTTTCAGCGAGCTGTTGCTGGACACGCCCATGGATGAGACTCAGTACCGGCACAGCCGTACCATCCATCGCTCAGCACGCTCGCTGCTACGGCTGTTGAATGACATTCTGGACTCAGCCAAACTGGACCGGGGCGCCATCGAACTGGAACAGGTGCCGTTCTCCCTGCGATCGCTGTGCGACGAAACAATCGAAGTGCTGCAGCTTCAAGCCACTGCCAAAGGTATTTCACTGCAATTGAACTTCAGGCCCGACCAGGACCTGTATCTGGGAGACCCGTTCCGACTCAGTCAGATACTGCTTAATCTGATGTCCAACGCAGTCAAGTTCACTGAGTCCGGCACGGTACAACTGGACGTTTCCCGCGATGACAATGAGCAACTGATCATTGCTGTCATTGATGAAGGTATCGGCATTGCACCGGACCGCATCGACACAATATTTGAGCCCTTTTCCCAGGCGGACGCCAGCATGAGTCGACGTTTTGGCGGCACCGGACTTGGCACCAGCATCGCCATGCAACTGGCCAAGCTGATGGGCGGCGACATTGAAATAGACAGCACATTGGACGTGGGTTCTACGTTCACAGTGCGCCTGCCCTTGCCTGCTGCGAAGGCTGCTGCTGATCACTCCGTGATCACCACCAGGATCACTGGCAGACTGCGTGTACTGGCGGTGGACGACGTTCCGGAAAACCTGGAGTTATTGCAACTGACGTTGAGAAAAAACGGTCATCAGGTGGACACGGCAGAAAATGGGGAACAGGCTGTGGCGCTATTCAAGCAGGCCACCTATGACGTCATCCTGATGGATGTGCAGATGCCCGTCATGGATGGTCTGCAGGCCACCCGGGCGATCCGCCAATACGAGCAACAACATCAACGGCCCGCCACCCCCGTGATTGCACTGACCGCCAGCGTCATGGATCGCGACCGGCAATCAGCACGCGATGCCGGCATGAACGGGTTTGCCACCAAACCCCTGGAATGGCAGGCGTTGAACCGTGAAATCAACCACCTGGTTACCGAGTCGGGGATAAACGTAGAACTTGGCGCAACACCCGTACCCGAGCCTGAAAACACCGAGCGAAATGTCAAAACCGGCTCTATGGTTTTTAATGAAGCAGTGGCATTGCGCCGCTGGGGCAGCAAACAAAGCCTGGACAACGCATTGTCTGCCTTTATCAGCAAACACAAAGCACTGACCGACATGCTGCACAAACTGGCCAACGCCAACGACACTGACAAAATGATCACACTGCTGCACAAGGCCAAAGGCAGTGCCGCCAACCTGGGCCTGGAGCGACTGGCAAACGCCTGCAATGACCTGGAACAGAACTGTCAACAATCCAGTATCGACGCGAGTAGCGTTGACGTCATTGAAAAGGAACTGGACGCCGTGGCGCACCAGATCACTGACACCGAATCGGATGTCACAAAGACGGATCCAGCAGCCGCTAACGCAACAACAATCGATATCGCCACCATTGAGCGACTGATCGATGCCTTACAGCGCGGTGAAGTACCAGATGCACTTGTCAGTGATGTAAGGCAAATGCTTGCAGAAAACCAGCGCGTGCGGTTGAATGTCGCTCTGGATGAATTTGATTTTGAATCCGCCAGCGCCTTGCTGCAGTCCGTTGTTCAGGAGCATTTAGACGAACATGACTGA